From Mercenaria mercenaria strain notata chromosome 17, MADL_Memer_1, whole genome shotgun sequence, the proteins below share one genomic window:
- the LOC123536185 gene encoding uncharacterized protein LOC123536185, whose product MTDFKEVKYQPRQDWNQTSSGVGHQYRPGYYFPSSHFHQSIGEPVPPPLAHQDQVTRDQHFETTTGKAHDRKYPATLYSNPVHQKAPGHWKVDYVKDLAEKLSKGGWRRPLTMGNQTSETHEKFCSEPGVRQKYHFDDTAGLGLPQNFNLHDHHVEGPSKTGQATTQNPKLQGKPFYVRDRGVLNLLDPYLTTTHKDHRAFKPDELKKYPKKDAATYWQCEDYPKAWGHGLKANPLPKTSVPREQLPMRDTTFFTTKTKVPRPPKAMVPVPHSGLKSEHADRFIRPSDVRFKEAVYCPVDTPFTLPAPGTKSVMTAPKMYNTEYQHIGSEKPIMV is encoded by the exons atgacagattttaaagAAGTAAAATACCAACCAAGACAGGATTGGAACCAGACATCTTCTGGTGTCGGTCATCAATACAGACCAGGATATTACTTTCCAAGTTCGCATTTTCAT caatcaATAGGTGAACCAGTGCCTCCGCCTCTAGCCCATCAAGATCAAGTTACCAGGGATCAACATTTTGAAACCACAACAGGAAAAGCTCATGACAGAAAATATCCTGCAACATTATACTCTAACCCTGTTCATCAAAAGGCACCTGGTCATTGGAAGGTGGATTATGTTAAAGATTTGGCAGAAAAA CTATCAAAAGGAGGATGGAGACGTCCACTTACAATGGGCAACCAAACAtcagaaacacatgagaaattCTGCAGTGAGCCAGGCGTCAGACAGAAGTATCACTTTGATGACACAGCTGGCCTTGGTCTTCCACAAAACTTCAATCTTCATGATCATCATGTGGAGGGCCCAAGCAAA ACTGGTCAAGCAACAACACAAAATCCAAAGCTACAAGGAAAACCCTTTTATGTGCGTGACAGAGGTGTTCTGAACCTTCTTGACCCCTACCTCACCACAACACACAAGGATCACAGAGCATTCAAACCAGATGAGCttaaaaaatatccaaagaaagaTGCAGCTACATACTGGCAATGTGAAGATTATCCTAAAGCATGGGGTCATGGGCTCAAGGCAAA TCCATTGCCAAAGACATCAGTCCCAAGAGAACAGCTGCCAATGAGGGATACAACATttttcacaacaaaaacaaaagttccAAGGCCACCAAAAGCAATGGTTCCTGTCCCCCACTCTGGTCTCAAATCTGAACATGCAGACCGCTTCATACGACCTTCAGATGTACGATTTAAAGAAGCTGTGTATTGCCCAGTCGACACTCCTTTTACTCTGCCTG CTCCTGGTACAAAATCTGTGATGACAGCTCCCAAAATGTACAACACCGAGTACCAGCATATAGGAAGTGAAAAGCCAATCATGGTGTGA